The following are encoded in a window of Sinomonas cyclohexanicum genomic DNA:
- the leuC gene encoding 3-isopropylmalate dehydratase large subunit yields the protein MGRTLAEKVWDAHVVRKGEDGQPDLLYIDLHLVHEVTSPQAFEGLRLAGRQLRRPDLTIATEDHNTPTIDIDKPIADPTSRTQIETLRANCAEFGVRLHSLGDKEQGIVHVVGPQLGLTQPGLTIVCGDSHTSTHGAFGALAMGIGTSEVEHVMATQTLSLKPFKTMAVTVEGTLKPGVSSKDIILAVIAKIGTGGGQGYVLEYRGSAIRALSMEARMTICNMSIEAGARAGMVAPDETTYEFVKGRPHAPQGADWDAAVEYWDTLRTDDDAVFDAEVFLDADELEPFVTWGTNPGQGVSLSQSVPDPEDFADENAKAAARRALDYMGLDAGTPMKDIRVDTVFLGSCTNSRLEDLRAAADIIRGRTKDPNVRMMVVPGSARVRLEAEAEGLDKVFTEFGAEWRFAGCSMCLGMNPDQLAPGERCASTSNRNFEGRQGKGGRTHLVSPVVAAATAIRGTLSSPSDLDPATADAAA from the coding sequence GTGGGACGCACACTGGCCGAGAAGGTCTGGGATGCGCACGTGGTGCGCAAGGGCGAGGACGGGCAGCCCGATCTGCTCTACATCGACCTCCACCTCGTGCACGAGGTGACCTCGCCGCAGGCGTTCGAGGGCCTCCGCCTCGCCGGGCGCCAGCTGCGCCGGCCGGACCTCACGATCGCCACCGAGGACCACAACACCCCGACGATCGACATCGACAAGCCGATCGCCGACCCGACGAGCCGCACGCAGATCGAGACGCTGCGCGCCAACTGCGCCGAGTTCGGCGTCCGCCTCCACTCCCTGGGCGACAAGGAGCAGGGCATCGTCCACGTGGTGGGGCCCCAGCTGGGCCTCACACAGCCAGGCCTGACGATCGTGTGCGGCGATTCGCACACCTCCACGCACGGTGCGTTCGGCGCCCTCGCCATGGGCATCGGCACGAGCGAGGTCGAGCACGTCATGGCCACCCAGACGCTCTCGCTCAAGCCCTTCAAGACCATGGCCGTCACGGTCGAGGGAACGCTCAAGCCCGGTGTGAGCAGCAAGGACATCATCCTCGCCGTCATTGCCAAGATCGGCACCGGAGGCGGGCAGGGCTACGTCCTCGAGTACCGCGGCTCGGCGATCCGTGCCCTCTCCATGGAGGCGCGCATGACGATCTGCAACATGTCGATCGAGGCCGGCGCCCGGGCGGGCATGGTCGCCCCGGACGAGACGACGTACGAGTTCGTCAAGGGCCGCCCGCACGCCCCGCAGGGCGCGGACTGGGATGCCGCCGTCGAGTACTGGGACACGCTGCGCACCGACGATGATGCCGTGTTCGACGCCGAGGTCTTCCTTGACGCTGACGAGCTCGAGCCGTTCGTCACGTGGGGCACCAACCCCGGCCAGGGCGTCTCGCTCTCCCAGTCTGTCCCCGACCCCGAGGACTTCGCCGACGAGAACGCCAAGGCCGCAGCCCGCCGTGCCCTCGACTACATGGGCCTGGACGCCGGGACGCCGATGAAGGACATCCGGGTCGACACCGTCTTCCTCGGATCGTGCACCAACTCCCGCCTCGAGGACCTGCGTGCCGCCGCGGACATCATCCGCGGCCGCACCAAGGACCCCAACGTCCGGATGATGGTGGTCCCCGGATCGGCCCGGGTCCGCCTCGAGGCCGAGGCCGAGGGCCTCGACAAGGTCTTCACCGAGTTCGGCGCCGAGTGGCGCTTCGCGGGCTGCTCGATGTGCCTCGGCATGAACCCGGACCAGCTGGCCCCGGGGGAGCGGTGCGCCTCGACCTCGAACCGCAACTTCGAGGGACGCCAGGGCAAGGGGGGCCGCACCCACCTCGTCTCCCCGGTCGTGGCGGCCGCCACGGCCATCCGCGGCACACTCTCGTCGCCCTCGGACCTCGACCCCGCTACGGCTGACGCCGCAGCCTGA
- a CDS encoding IclR family transcriptional regulator — MDNSSGVGVIDKAALVLDALEAGPTTLAQLVAATGLARPTVHRLALALVHHRLVARDMQGRFVLGSRLVELASAAGEDRLIAAAGPILVQLRDATGESAQIFRRQGDWRVCVASAERPVGLRDTIPVGTQLSMKAGSAAQILVAWEDHDRLLEGLNHARFTPTVLAGVRRRGWAQSLGEREPGVASVSAPVRGPSGRVIAAVSISGPIERLTRQPGRQHAEVVCNAARLLTEALRKGND; from the coding sequence ATGGACAATTCTAGTGGCGTCGGCGTGATCGACAAGGCTGCCCTCGTCCTCGACGCGCTCGAGGCCGGCCCGACGACGCTCGCGCAGCTCGTCGCGGCGACCGGACTCGCGCGCCCCACCGTCCACCGGCTCGCCCTCGCGCTCGTCCACCACCGCCTCGTGGCGCGTGACATGCAGGGCCGGTTCGTGCTCGGCTCGAGGCTCGTCGAGCTCGCCTCAGCGGCCGGGGAGGACCGCCTCATCGCAGCGGCGGGCCCCATCCTGGTCCAGCTCCGTGACGCGACCGGCGAGAGCGCGCAGATCTTCCGCCGTCAGGGCGACTGGCGCGTGTGCGTGGCCTCTGCCGAGCGCCCCGTCGGGCTGCGGGACACCATCCCGGTCGGCACGCAGCTGAGCATGAAGGCCGGCTCCGCGGCGCAGATCCTCGTCGCGTGGGAGGACCACGACAGGCTCCTCGAGGGTCTCAACCACGCGCGTTTCACCCCCACCGTGCTGGCGGGCGTCCGACGCCGCGGCTGGGCCCAGTCGCTCGGCGAGCGCGAGCCGGGGGTCGCCTCCGTCTCCGCCCCCGTGCGCGGCCCCTCGGGCCGGGTGATCGCCGCCGTGTCCATCTCGGGCCCCATCGAGCGCTTGACCCGGCAGCCCGGCCGTCAGCATGCTGAGGTGGTCTGCAACGCGGCCCGGCTGCTGACCGAGGCCCTGCGGAAGGGCAACGACTGA
- a CDS encoding DUF1697 domain-containing protein, which translates to MGEYAVFLRGVNVAGITIRMADLRTALAELPVSGVRTLLASGNAVLATDLGRGELKERIEEALRRTFGYDAWVVVLTRDEVESLVDGCPYPPDNAEVHSYVTLSSDPSALDELWEVTSEAGTERTRLAPFATAWLSPKGATLDSPMSKATAKAKFKSTTTTRNLRTLLKVRDALA; encoded by the coding sequence ATGGGCGAGTACGCGGTGTTCCTGCGCGGCGTCAACGTCGCGGGCATCACCATCAGGATGGCGGACCTTCGCACCGCCCTCGCCGAGCTGCCCGTCAGCGGGGTGAGGACCCTGCTCGCGAGCGGCAACGCCGTTCTGGCCACAGACCTGGGGCGGGGCGAGCTCAAGGAGCGGATCGAGGAGGCCCTGCGCAGGACCTTCGGGTACGACGCGTGGGTTGTCGTCCTGACACGCGACGAGGTCGAGTCGCTCGTCGACGGCTGTCCCTACCCGCCGGACAACGCCGAGGTGCACTCCTACGTCACGCTCTCCTCGGACCCCTCGGCCCTCGACGAGCTGTGGGAGGTGACGTCGGAGGCCGGCACGGAGCGGACCCGTCTCGCGCCGTTCGCCACGGCGTGGCTGAGCCCGAAGGGCGCAACCCTCGACTCCCCCATGTCCAAGGCGACCGCCAAGGCCAAGTTCAAGTCCACGACCACGACCCGCAACCTGCGCACGCTGCTGAAGGTCCGGGACGCGCTCGCGTAG
- a CDS encoding GTPase yields the protein MSRHRGKSTATRLDERLEALDTARGLAEGVLPEEDLRFAYGVLDRASSRRSLSADHTVVGFFGATGSGKSSLFNAVLGETVATAAATRPTTSEPLAAVWGPDGSGPLLDWLGVGRRHEAAPVEGFADDSSGIIVLDLPDFDSTEAAHRAIVERLVGMVDVLVWVLDPQKYADDALHSGFLAPLRGRDAVTLAVLNQIDRLDDADRPDVLDSLRALLASEGLGGIEVIQASARTGEGVPAVRAALKRVAAGRQAASERLSGEVAAAASRLAEASGDGEPVGVRSGASRRLAEELAAAANVPLVVEAVRVHTGREAAAHTGWPLTRWVRRLGRDPLVRLGLARPGASARVNRTSLPAPSAAERARTDAAVRDFADAASEGASGPWRAAIRSAARDGRERLPDALDQAVAGTDLGAGGRSWWWPLANVLQWLALLTALGGAGWLGVLAVIGYLQMPVPEVPRVQGWPIPTLMVIGGILLGIVLALVLAPFAALSARRRAARVRRKLTSSVRAVAETEVVVPVQEAIERRTRFAAAVVRARG from the coding sequence ATGAGCCGGCACCGCGGAAAGAGCACGGCGACTCGGCTCGACGAGAGGCTCGAGGCGCTCGACACGGCCCGCGGCCTCGCTGAGGGCGTCCTGCCCGAGGAGGACCTCCGGTTCGCCTACGGCGTCCTGGACCGGGCCTCCTCACGCCGATCGCTCTCGGCCGACCACACTGTCGTCGGGTTCTTCGGTGCGACCGGCAGCGGCAAGTCCTCGCTCTTCAACGCGGTGCTGGGCGAGACCGTCGCGACGGCCGCGGCGACGAGGCCCACCACGAGCGAGCCCCTCGCCGCGGTGTGGGGACCGGACGGCAGCGGGCCCCTCCTGGACTGGCTCGGGGTTGGCCGCCGCCACGAGGCGGCCCCGGTGGAGGGGTTCGCGGACGACTCGAGCGGCATCATCGTCCTCGACCTGCCGGACTTCGACTCGACCGAGGCCGCGCACCGCGCCATCGTCGAGCGCCTTGTCGGGATGGTCGACGTGCTCGTGTGGGTCCTCGACCCGCAGAAGTACGCCGACGACGCGCTGCACTCCGGCTTCCTCGCGCCCCTACGCGGCAGGGACGCCGTGACCCTCGCGGTCCTGAACCAGATCGACCGGCTCGACGACGCGGACCGGCCGGACGTCCTCGACTCGCTCCGCGCGCTCCTCGCGTCTGAGGGGCTCGGCGGAATCGAGGTCATCCAGGCCTCGGCCCGCACGGGCGAGGGCGTCCCGGCGGTCCGCGCGGCGCTCAAGAGGGTCGCGGCCGGGCGTCAGGCGGCGAGCGAGCGGCTCTCCGGCGAGGTCGCCGCGGCCGCCTCGCGGCTCGCCGAGGCCTCAGGCGACGGCGAGCCAGTGGGCGTCCGATCCGGGGCCTCCCGGAGGCTCGCCGAAGAGCTCGCCGCCGCTGCGAACGTGCCCCTCGTCGTCGAGGCCGTCCGGGTCCACACTGGCCGCGAGGCGGCGGCGCACACGGGGTGGCCGCTCACCCGTTGGGTCCGCCGGCTCGGCAGGGACCCGCTCGTGCGGCTCGGCCTGGCCCGCCCGGGCGCCTCGGCCCGCGTCAACCGCACGTCCCTCCCCGCGCCGTCGGCCGCCGAGCGGGCCCGCACCGACGCGGCGGTCCGCGATTTCGCGGACGCCGCGAGCGAGGGCGCATCCGGGCCGTGGCGCGCCGCGATCCGGTCCGCGGCGCGCGACGGCCGCGAACGCCTCCCTGACGCCCTCGACCAGGCCGTAGCCGGGACGGACCTGGGCGCGGGCGGGCGCTCGTGGTGGTGGCCCCTCGCCAACGTCCTGCAGTGGCTTGCCCTCCTGACCGCCCTCGGGGGAGCGGGGTGGCTCGGAGTCCTCGCCGTGATCGGCTACCTGCAGATGCCCGTCCCGGAGGTGCCGCGAGTCCAGGGCTGGCCGATCCCAACGCTCATGGTGATCGGCGGAATCCTGCTGGGGATCGTGCTCGCGCTCGTCCTCGCGCCGTTCGCGGCCCTGAGCGCACGACGCCGCGCGGCCCGGGTGCGCCGGAAGCTCACCTCGTCGGTGCGCGCCGTGGCGGAGACGGAGGTCGTGGTCCCCGTGCAGGAGGCGATCGAGCGGCGCACGAGGTTCGCCGCCGCCGTCGTGCGCGCGAGGGGCTGA